The following nucleotide sequence is from Salvia splendens isolate huo1 chromosome 2, SspV2, whole genome shotgun sequence.
AGCTGACAGTTACTGAAACCTCGGCCACCGAACTCCGAGTCTGAGTtgaagattttttattttttatgattttaaaaattgaactaattaagttattaaactACTTATGTTGGTTAAACTATTATTTTGAAAATGTATTCTCGATTTTGACAAATTGAATcctaaattgataaaaaaaattgttcaaTGGAGTAATAAGATTTGCATTTTCTTCCAATGTGTTTGATACTGATAAGCTTTTGTAGATCCATTCAGCCCAACTTCGGCATAGGCCGACTTAAAGGAGCAGGTATTTTGGCCCATTGACAATTGACAAATGGATAAAAAATAGTATGTATCACTTTGGACTaaatttatcttaattttatagTTTTACCAAGTAGGCTAGAGTTTGACTAAGCTatataattttatgattttttaatttacatGATGGACTAGAGTTTGACTATgctatataattttttgggacaATTTGGACTAAAAGTTATAGATATCCATTCTACAAAAgtatagtaggagtataataatgaaataaaattggtGGGATGATATTCACATGGGCAAAGGCAGAGGGATAAATGATAACATCGGATTCCATCTTCTCAATTctatctctctttcttcttttgtcataaaattcaaaaaataagacATTAACTATCTCACCCTCGCTAAGGCCGTGTTTGATAGTAGTCCACAAGGTGTGTCACACGTGTAAGACTCACTCTCGTtgcatgttaatagagtcatttttcaattttaagaagttccaagttaattgagttatttttatttttggtaaaaagtaattatttcttttactttattctcttttcatctctcttgctttattttttcttactttttttcaccatccatttaacacactattcttaaactttgTGCTAAAAAGAAgtgtctctattaacaaggaacgaagaacgaagggagtataatgtagcagtactactattatatttttCCTCTTTGCTTTCTCTTGTGATTATGCATTTGGATTTTAAAGAGGTTCGTTTAGATACCACTAATTTAATGTTCACAATGTAATGATGCTGAGATTTTGATAGTTATTCAAAGTAGTTTGTTTAGTATCACTGATTTAATGTTCATAATGTAATGATGGTGGAAAATTGAACACTATACAGTTATCTCAAATATGATTATCGGTCTATACTCTATAATACATTGAAGTCGTTGAAGACAAAATTTACAATCACATTGTTGAGTCAGATGATTTTGGAATATTGCATTCCTTTGGCTTTATTAATGTCATGTCTGATTCATATTTAGgtaattcaaaatttaattttttacctTATCCTCTCaatctttattaattttattctctcattatttatttattttattcaaatttcaCTTGATTCactaaatatatactcctattttttAATCTGATTACTCAAAAGAAATGTAGGACAGTACATTCTTTAACAATAGTTGATTTCTTTAttacgtggcagtgcagtggaatATGCTTATGacatggcaggaggtgtttttgggaagtccgacGGAATGTCCGACGGGACATTCGTCTCGTGGATGCTCTGagaggaaaaaataaataaaaaacacagtCGTTTTCACTTCTGTTTTgtcttcatcttcctcactcCTCTTCACAATCACAACGATTctcaggccatccacaacgctgtctctataccgtctcttaaaccgtctcttaactactatttgagcattatttgagggccccactgtccttttttcctccatctcttaactaagagacggaacctgcaacgctccgtctcttaaccgtctctataccgtctcttaattactattcattcaatttaatttataattttttttaaaacccaattcaatttaaacaagcacactttattaaaattaaaacaatattacaacttaacattaaaaaaaacgaagacataattaaaattctaaaaaaataaaaatgacataatttaatcttctccgccaaagttttcccaaatgtgctcaattagatcctcttggagttgggtatgggcgctagagtcgcgtgtccttgcccgaatagccaaccgttcttgtatagatggatgcgctccacttcgcggcggactacttgcggttgagcttccgggggattcggggtcgaaccaatttccggcatcgggtccttcgtctcggacaatcatgttgtgcaagattatgcacgtatacatgatgtcgaccatgctctccatgaaccacgaacgagccggggctttgatgatgttgaagcgcgcttggagaaccccgaacgccctctccacatccttgcgcgcagcctcctgcttctgcgcaaaaagagcctgctttgggttcgctggcctgccgcacgtcttcacgaaggtcggccacttcgggtagatgccgtcggcgagatagtaccccattttataccgcgggttgttggcgacgaagttgatggccggcgctttaccatccaaaacttcggtaaagaggtcggactgttggagcacgtttacgtcgttgttcgagccagggaccccgaagtacgcgtgccagatccaaagtcggtagtcggcaacggcctcgagtacaacggttgggtgggtgcctttgtggccgctcgtgtaggaacccctccaagccaccgggcaattcttccattgccagtgcatgcaatcgacactgccaagcatcccggggaatccgtgcacttgttcgtgcaggttgaggaggaactgacaatcctccgtggttggcctccggagaaattcgtcactgaaggctgcccggacgcctctgcagaagttgagcaagcacaagcgcccagtgctgtctccgatgtgcaggtattcgtcgaatatgtcggccgtttgtccagtcgcaagctgccggatgactgcagtacatttctgcagcgtcgtgtggctgggacgaccgaccgcgtcgaacccttctcggaagaactcctccctggccgccaaagtattcgctatgtggagaaatagcggtttccgcatgcggaaacggcgacggaaataggtatctccccaaatcgggttatcgcagaagtagtcgcgtactaaccgtgcggcggcttcctcccggttccgattgatgtacttccgggagcgtcgtgggggtggtgcggcttcctccgcctctcgtcgtcgatcttcttcgagtgattgttccattaattggcgcatttgctcaaaaggatccatttgtttgagttgattgaagatgaaaattggagtgatagagaggatttgagaggaatagatgtgtgtttgtgtttgtgtttgaaatgagtatggaatagaattatttatagagtaaaaaaattaaaaatttaaaaaatgaaataaatatttaacaagaatattaccgtttgaaaaaaaaatttttttttattaaaaatcgattttttttaaaaaaaatgaattattgcgtcatcagtgacgacgcccactcgcgggccagcgagtgggcgtcacgcacgcatggggacgtgccacgtgtccctggcgcgtggcgagacatctcgtctcgtgtctcgccgagacgagctacgcgacgagacggtcgcgagctggagacgagatgggcgctgcaatgcgtctcgcgggggtctcgtctctccgagatgagacgcgagcccggcgcgagacgcgttgtggatggtctcaCTCACCTTCTCCTTCCCTCTTACTCACACATACACACCTcagtttctctctctccaaaatGGCTGAGGAACCCCAAACCCACCCAATACACCCACCGGAAGAAGCCACACCGCCGCCGCCCACAGCTGAGGAAACCAAAACACCACCTCCACAGCTCCGTGAGCCCATCTCCGAACCCCCGTTAGCTTCACTCTCACTAGACCTTCACCAAGAACCCCTCCCACCCCCTCCCACCGCCGCCCAGGAATCCCCACTAACCATCGTCGGAAAAGACTCCCCTCTCCCCCCGCCGCCGCCGGAATCTCctccctccaccaccaccaccaacgcCACCGCCTCCCAGCCCCCGCAATCCCTAGGCTCGTTCAAAGAGGAAAGCAACAGAGCCTCAGATCTCCCTCCCTCCCAGCTCAAATCCCTCCACGAATTCAAAAGCCTCGTCCAGGAATCCATCTCCGCCGCCGAAGAGGAGGTCTCAATTTGGGGAATCCCGCTCCTCAAAGACGACCGCAGCGACGTCGTTTTACTTAAATTCCTCCGCGCCCGCGACTTCAAAGTGAAGGAATCCCTCTCCATGCTGAAAAACACCCTCAAATGGAGAAAGGATTTCGGCGTGGACGAGCTGCTCAAGGAGGATTTGGGCGATGATCTTGAAAAAGTTGTCTTTATGCACGGATTCGACAAAGAGGGCCACCCCGTTTGCTACAATGTCTATGGAGAGTTTCAAAATAAGGAATTGTATGCTAAAACGTTTGGAGATGAGGAGAAGAGGCAGAGGTTTTTGAGGTGGAGGATTCAGTTCTTGGAGAGGAGTATTAGGAAGCTGGATTTCAATCCGGGGGGGATTAATACCATCTTTCAAGTGAGTGATTTGAGGAACTCGCCCGGCCCGGGGAAGAGGGAGCTTCGGATTGCCACGAAGCAGGCATTGGTCATCCTGCAGGATAACTATCCCGAGTTCGTGACGAAGCAGGTATTTGAAGCATGAAATGTGATTGTGTTTGAGGTGAATTAGGGTGTTGTGATAGGTTAGGAGGGTGCATTTGTTGATGATCATTTTGGTAACTTATTCAAATTATTGTCTATGTTTTTGGGCTCGATACGTTAGGTTTTGAGCTGCAAAAGTGTGTTCTTGGTGGCGAAGCACGCGATAATGCGAGATGAATACAGGAATGTGGCTGGAGATTTCGTGTTTTTGATGAAATTGTGTTTGGGGTGTATTAGGATGTTATGATAGGGGAGTTTGATTCAATTAGCATCTTTGTGTTGACCTCGATATCTTAGGGTTTCAGCTGCAAAAATGTGTTCTTGGTTTTGTGAAGTTAAAAATGGTATTTAGATCATGTCGTTGATTGTATAAACTTATGCAGAAGTAAGATTTGGAGTTTGGGCGCTACGTTTGGAAAGAAAAGGGCGATGAGGGTGGAATGTGAGACGAAATGCAAATGCGTTCTTGGTGTGTTGAAGTTAGTAATGCTATTTAGATCAAGGTTTTGATGCTCATTCGAGGAAGAAAAGTGTAGAGGGGAGTGTGAGATGCAGAATGAATGCATTCTGATGTGGTGTAGTTAGCAACactatttttgaatttaatctaGTTGGACGCTTTTCTGAGAAGATGTGGATTCGATTCGATTAGCATCTATATGTGGAGCTTGATATCTTGAATTTTGACCAGTATAAGTGCAATCTTGGTTTAGTGAAGTTAGCCCTAATTAGAGAAATGTCGTTGATTGTCTAAACTTATGCAGAGTTATGGTTTCGCCCGCCTTGTTTGCTTTATAGTTTATACAGGTTGTCATGTTTCTGATTGAGAGTGTGTTTTACTACCATAACCTTGTTTCTTGCGTGTAGGTGTTCATCAATGTTCCGTGGTGGTATCTGGCTTTCTACACGATGATGGGTCCGTTCCTGACCCAACGGACTAAAAGCAAATTTGTCTTCACCGGCCCATCAAAAACCCCTGAAACCCTTTTCAAGTGTGTAAATATTTTTCTACCGTTGAAAATTTGTAGCATTCGTTTGTTGTTTTGAGTTGTTGGGTTACCATACCTTTTGGTTGCACCACAGGTACATAACACCGGAACAAGTTCCAACTCAATATGGTGGCCTGAGTGTAGACTTCTGTGAGTGCAACCCCGAGTTCACTGTTGAAGATCCGGCCACGGAGATCACTATCAAACCTGCAAcgaagcagatcgttgagatcctCGTGAATGAGGTTTGCTATAGGACATGTTTAGGCCATTCTTGTTCCCATTTACTCAAATGATGATCTGATATTGAAATTATCTGCAGAAATGCACTCTGTGTTGGGAGCTCCGTGTGGTCGGGTGGGAAGTGAGCTACAGTGCAGAATACGTCCCAAACGATGGACAAGGCTACACGGTGATCGTGCACAAGACCAGGAAGATGCTCCCAACGGATGAGCCTGTCGTGTTGGGCAGCTTCAACGTGACCGAGCTTGGTAAGATATTGCTCACCGTTGACAACCCCACCACGAAGAAGAAGAGGCTCGTCTACCGGTTCAAGGTTCTCTGAGTTAAGAGATAGCGATGTCTTATTTGTTGTGAATCTTGTTCGATGAAACATGTTTTGGGTTTTAGTTAAGCTAAACTGGTGTGTTTTCTAAGTCAATATCTGTGTTCTGTTGTTAAGATATTGCTACGTTTTAGACCAACATTCATTAAGGCTTGGTAAGATATTGCTACGATGTTCTGttgttgttattgttattggtacatttcttttttggtacgaaattttatgCAATACTACTGTTTTTTTAGTTAAAAGCATAAaacatttcaaattttaatgaaTGTTGGtctaaaatatttcaaagaaAATGCTTTTAATAGGAAAATGACTGAAAACGGACataataaattgttataacAGAATTCTAACGACAAACCGCCACCAACTAGTAATAATAGTTGAGTCATTGAGTGAGGAAATATAGTTGAGCTTTCATTAAATCACTTGATTATCAACCAACGTCGCACCTTCCATTTTTGTCAAACATTAAAGGCGATGATTGTTATAGTGGACATTTTTTTAAGGCAATAAGACACGACCTAAAATTGAGACCTTTGATCTAAATTGTTAATCATTCTACCAGTAGATTCTGCAGTACatgaaatataaatttattggaaatggaaaagagttGGATCTTTTGGGCCTAATTGGGCCAATAGATATATTGTGTACGTCTTGTATAAAATGGGTCGATAATTAGTGTAGATTTTTTTGACTGGGCATGTTTGCTTGTCATGTTACTTGTGACTAACAGTCATATCTAGTTTTATCTTTTGTCtggttatatttttttcttaaaaatttGGTCCACGAGAATGTATTTTGGCCCGTCTCCAAAATACTGTAATTATATTATACTCTCATAATTGTTTATTTCACTTTCACTACTATGATTGAAATTCATACTAGACAAATCTTATTATGACTTAATCCGTATTGTATCTTATTATTGAATTGTCTGATGAATCAAACAGCTATCATAGAGTTTTTAAGATAGGCaaagatgttatatttttggCTATATAGGGTTTGTGATTAGGCCTTGCAAAAATGGGCCCATAATGAGTATTTGAGCTCTAAGGTGCTTGGGTTGTTGTGGGCCAttcatttcaattatttttaggTACCAGCtaatcaaaaattaaatatgtatagatgagaataacaatataaaaagaaaaatttgaAAAGAGCGTTGATTTGCAATTGGCCtggaaaaaagaagagaaagttaattttgtaaataacaattaacgtaaattaaaaaaaaaatgactaatttcaatatttttaccTGATATGAGCAATATATGGTGGCGAAGTCGCGAAGACAATGCATGAAGGGGACATGCGAGTGGAGAAGAATTGTGAGCACAATGCAATCACGTCGTGCTCTTAACACCATGCTTCAACGTGCACTTTtgcccgcaggggcgtagcgcagttggcaacggaggggcagatcttgctgcaatgagcctgggttcgaatcccattgctgtcgtgtagttgcttccatctctgtcgtgtagttgcttccatctctcaggtaCAAGTGTGAGgctgcttccatctctcaggtacaagtgtgaggccttgggagatgggttTTCCATCTCTCAGGTACAAGTGTGAGGCCTCTCTCAGgtacaagtgtgaggccttgcgAGATGGGTTTTCCATCTCTCAGGTACAAGTGTGAGGCCTCTCTCAGgtacaagtgtgaggccttgggagatgaattttccatctctcaggtacaagtgtgaggccttgggagatgggcttctggcagtcAGTAGGTTAaggcctcccccttaacgggctactgcgtaccctgattgaaccccttcacatgatgtcgggccggagtgtgggggccgccaaggcgacAGAATCGCCTTTTGCTACAATGCTTCAACGTGCACGCACCTAGCGAGGTAGGTTACGGTTGTCCTAAGACATTAGCTATTGCAGGGAAAGGATAGAATCATTGAGATAAGATCCTCAACTATCGACCAATTTCGTCAACATCGAGAAATGAAAAGGGAGGCCCCAAAGATATCACATGCTTACTATTTAACCAAATTAATGGACAtaattggaaaatattttgggatACATACAATTTTTGGTGAGCAGAATTCTGCAGTGTCACATGCATATTCTTCATTCATAAATATTGCGGCTACTCAATTCTAATATGTCTGTCTTCACTTTTTTTAAGCAATTCTTCAGATCCAAGTAGTACTCTATAagtttaggccatccacaataggaatagcccagccataaccTAGCCactaccacatcatcagcactaaaaatcctcctgccacatcataaatagcccagccatagcctagccacatcataaatagcccagccacatcaata
It contains:
- the LOC121793077 gene encoding uncharacterized protein LOC121793077, whose amino-acid sequence is RSRKYINRNREEAAARLVRDYFCDNPIWGDTYFRRRFRMRKPLFLHIANTLAAREEFFREGFDAVGRPSHTTLQKCTAVIRQLATGQTADIFDEYLHIGDSTGRLCLLNFCRGVRAAFSDEFLRRPTTEDCQFLLNLHEQVHGFPGMLGSVDCMHWQWKNCPVAWRGSYTSGHKGTHPTVVLEAVADYRLWIWHAYFGVPGSNNDVNVLQQSDLFTEVLDGKAPAINFVANNPRYKMGYYLADGIYPKWPTFVKTCGRPANPKQALFAQKQEAARKDVERAFGVLQARFNIIKAPARSWFMESMVDIMYTCIILHNMIVR
- the LOC121782015 gene encoding patellin-3-like; its protein translation is MAEEPQTHPIHPPEEATPPPPTAEETKTPPPQLREPISEPPLASLSLDLHQEPLPPPPTAAQESPLTIVGKDSPLPPPPPESPPSTTTTNATASQPPQSLGSFKEESNRASDLPPSQLKSLHEFKSLVQESISAAEEEVSIWGIPLLKDDRSDVVLLKFLRARDFKVKESLSMLKNTLKWRKDFGVDELLKEDLGDDLEKVVFMHGFDKEGHPVCYNVYGEFQNKELYAKTFGDEEKRQRFLRWRIQFLERSIRKLDFNPGGINTIFQVSDLRNSPGPGKRELRIATKQALVILQDNYPEFVTKQVFINVPWWYLAFYTMMGPFLTQRTKSKFVFTGPSKTPETLFKYITPEQVPTQYGGLSVDFCECNPEFTVEDPATEITIKPATKQIVEILVNEKCTLCWELRVVGWEVSYSAEYVPNDGQGYTVIVHKTRKMLPTDEPVVLGSFNVTELGKILLTVDNPTTKKKRLVYRFKVL